Proteins encoded in a region of the Candidatus Saccharimonadia bacterium genome:
- the dnaB gene encoding replicative DNA helicase: protein MAQPSTKRRRDEPAAPSIGEILAREVSAGRIPPQNLEAETSLLGSILIEKDAIIRVADIVSAEDFYVDRHALIYAAIMDLYEQRQPIDIVSLSNKLSAAGELERIGGSAYIASLTSAVPTAAHVVHYAGIVSHKATLRRLIAAASNITGYGYDEQTPLDALLDKAEQTIFEVSQKNLKQNFIPISSILTDSFDRLNEMHSNADKLRGIPTGFRDLDRLLAGLQNSDLLILAARPSMGKTTLVMNIAHHVAAKEGIPVGFFSLEVSKEQLIDQLLAIESGIDSWKLRTGALDDDDFPRINEAMAELSEAPLYIDDSALTNVMEMRTKARRLQAEHGLGLIVIDYLQLISGGARSLEGRQQEVSEISRGLKGLARELNVPVLALSQLSRAVESRNPPIPQLSDLRDSGSIEQDADVVAFIYRPWYYDKQADENTTEVLIKKHRNGPIGDVELYFHPEQRRFTDAPNSFRSHG, encoded by the coding sequence ATGGCTCAGCCAAGCACCAAACGTCGTCGCGACGAACCAGCCGCCCCATCCATCGGCGAGATTCTGGCGCGCGAGGTTTCGGCCGGCCGCATCCCGCCGCAAAACCTCGAAGCCGAAACCAGCCTCCTCGGCTCCATCCTGATCGAAAAAGACGCCATCATTCGCGTCGCCGACATTGTGTCGGCCGAAGATTTCTACGTTGATCGCCACGCCCTCATCTACGCCGCCATTATGGATCTCTACGAGCAACGCCAGCCCATCGATATCGTCAGCCTCTCAAACAAACTCAGTGCCGCCGGGGAACTCGAGCGGATAGGGGGCAGTGCCTACATCGCCAGCCTCACGAGCGCCGTGCCCACCGCGGCTCACGTCGTCCACTACGCCGGCATCGTGTCGCACAAAGCCACCCTGCGCCGTCTCATTGCCGCCGCCTCCAACATCACCGGCTACGGCTACGACGAGCAAACCCCGCTCGACGCCCTCCTCGACAAAGCCGAGCAAACCATCTTTGAAGTTTCGCAAAAAAACCTCAAGCAAAACTTCATCCCCATCAGCTCCATTCTCACCGACTCCTTCGACCGCCTCAACGAAATGCACTCCAACGCCGACAAACTCCGCGGCATCCCCACCGGCTTCCGCGACCTCGACCGCCTGCTGGCCGGCCTCCAAAACTCCGACCTGCTCATCCTGGCCGCCCGCCCGTCCATGGGTAAGACCACGCTCGTCATGAACATCGCCCACCACGTGGCCGCCAAAGAGGGGATACCGGTCGGCTTCTTCAGCCTGGAGGTCTCCAAGGAGCAGCTCATCGACCAGCTCCTGGCCATCGAATCCGGCATCGACTCCTGGAAACTGCGCACCGGCGCCCTCGACGACGACGACTTCCCGCGCATCAACGAAGCCATGGCCGAGCTGTCCGAAGCCCCGCTCTACATCGACGACTCCGCGCTCACCAACGTCATGGAAATGCGCACCAAGGCCCGCCGCCTCCAAGCCGAACACGGCCTCGGACTCATCGTCATCGACTACCTCCAGCTCATCTCCGGCGGCGCGCGCAGCCTCGAAGGCCGCCAGCAAGAAGTCTCCGAAATCTCGCGCGGGCTCAAAGGCCTCGCGCGCGAGCTCAATGTGCCGGTGCTGGCCCTCTCCCAACTCTCCCGCGCCGTCGAATCCCGCAACCCGCCCATCCCACAGCTTTCCGACCTGCGCGACTCCGGCTCCATTGAGCAAGACGCCGACGTGGTGGCATTCATCTACCGTCCCTGGTATTACGACAAACAAGCCGACGAAAACACCACCGAGGTGCTCATCAAAAAGCACCGCAACGGCCCCATCGGTGATGTCGAACTCTACTTCCACCCCGAACAACGCCGGTTCACCGACGCCCCCAACAGTTTCCGGTCTCATGGGTAA
- a CDS encoding GtrA family protein, which translates to MLNKQVLRGHDLVRFSKFGLVGALNTLIDFAVFNFLSSIFRFTLIQSNIVSTTVAMLFSFTANRHLVFKKDNGNGSVWRQGIIFFAVTAFGLYVLQTVTIKLLTEIWLAPIGLGLAAAHMLGIFGHDQFLAKNGAKAIATIVSLVWNYIMYKKVVFS; encoded by the coding sequence GTGCTAAACAAACAGGTACTCCGCGGTCACGATTTAGTCCGTTTTAGCAAATTCGGCCTAGTTGGCGCCCTCAACACCCTTATCGACTTCGCGGTGTTCAACTTCCTCTCGAGCATATTCCGCTTTACGCTCATTCAATCAAACATCGTCTCTACCACTGTGGCAATGCTGTTTAGCTTTACCGCCAACCGTCACCTCGTGTTCAAAAAAGATAACGGCAATGGCTCAGTCTGGCGCCAAGGCATCATCTTTTTCGCCGTCACCGCTTTTGGCTTATATGTACTCCAAACCGTCACAATCAAGCTGCTCACCGAAATCTGGCTAGCGCCGATTGGGCTGGGGCTAGCAGCCGCCCATATGCTCGGCATTTTCGGCCACGATCAATTTTTGGCCAAAAACGGCGCCAAGGCCATCGCGACCATCGTTAGTCTCGTCTGGAATTACATAATGTATAAAAAGGTAGTGTTTTCGTAA
- a CDS encoding glycosyltransferase family 39 protein yields MTKPPAITPPFAWLGRYWTPVGLALITGTAAFFRFYQLGSLPPGLDETSARIGVQALQLDTTHGFPALNTANGYSALWVWLQAAAIGLFGHTALSLRLWAAVLGTLAVVATWLWLRDWFSPRIAWVGALTLAVSPWAVTLSRGGLESALPPVLIPLTLWLCGRVMRQPSLIAYAALGAALALNLLSGPIGWIFTLAIVGIAVVKSAKDHNLLKITRARLVGSSILALGLAVLAYLTATSFTNLKSAPHALGLVKTAGAFADNIVKVLLMFNVHGDENYRHNLAGEPLLNAFVGLMLIAGLLVSISRLHRQRYRILLLLAFVMLSPALLAGAGTPNASWAVGAMPFVFAFVGLGTSYMLELWYATFPINSAARATGQAAIILLLALSLLQGYTQYFRAWAGSTAVYVAYNEGTTQMATHLRTDKFNGERFVVVGADQVPVFEYLDHDLANYRLLDTTALAGLPIATASREFYIATSTRDAAVKILKAKFPGGVLHPHYSGFNQIEIYYTYETTK; encoded by the coding sequence ATGACAAAACCACCCGCAATCACCCCACCATTCGCCTGGCTCGGCCGGTACTGGACCCCAGTCGGTCTCGCTCTCATCACCGGCACCGCCGCATTTTTCCGCTTTTATCAGCTGGGCAGCCTTCCGCCCGGGCTCGACGAAACCTCCGCGCGCATCGGGGTGCAGGCACTCCAGCTCGACACCACCCACGGATTTCCCGCCCTCAACACCGCCAACGGCTACTCCGCGCTATGGGTTTGGCTCCAGGCAGCCGCTATCGGCCTATTTGGCCACACCGCACTCAGCCTACGGCTCTGGGCCGCAGTGCTCGGCACGCTCGCCGTCGTCGCCACCTGGCTCTGGCTGCGCGACTGGTTTAGCCCCCGCATCGCCTGGGTCGGCGCCCTCACGCTCGCCGTATCGCCCTGGGCCGTCACCCTCAGCCGAGGCGGCCTCGAATCGGCCCTCCCGCCAGTCCTGATACCGCTCACGCTCTGGCTCTGCGGCCGCGTCATGCGCCAGCCCAGCTTGATCGCCTACGCCGCACTCGGCGCCGCCCTGGCACTCAACCTACTCAGCGGGCCCATCGGCTGGATATTCACGCTCGCCATTGTCGGCATCGCCGTGGTCAAATCTGCCAAAGACCACAATCTGCTCAAAATCACCCGCGCGCGTCTCGTCGGCTCCAGCATCTTGGCACTCGGTCTCGCTGTCTTGGCCTACCTCACAGCCACATCGTTCACCAATCTCAAATCTGCTCCCCATGCCCTCGGCCTCGTCAAAACCGCCGGCGCCTTCGCTGACAACATCGTGAAAGTCCTGCTCATGTTCAACGTTCACGGCGACGAAAATTACCGCCACAATCTCGCCGGCGAGCCGCTTCTCAACGCCTTCGTGGGCCTCATGCTCATAGCCGGCCTGCTTGTGAGCATCTCGCGACTCCATCGCCAGCGCTACCGCATATTGCTCCTGCTCGCGTTTGTCATGCTCAGCCCAGCGCTTCTGGCCGGAGCCGGCACGCCCAACGCCAGCTGGGCCGTCGGAGCCATGCCCTTTGTCTTTGCCTTCGTGGGCCTGGGTACGTCCTACATGCTCGAGCTCTGGTACGCCACCTTCCCGATCAACTCCGCCGCTAGGGCCACCGGCCAAGCCGCCATCATCCTGCTCCTAGCCCTATCGCTGCTCCAGGGTTATACCCAATACTTCCGCGCCTGGGCCGGCTCCACCGCGGTCTACGTCGCCTACAACGAAGGCACCACCCAAATGGCCACCCACCTGCGCACCGACAAATTTAACGGCGAACGATTTGTGGTGGTGGGAGCCGATCAAGTTCCCGTCTTCGAATACCTCGACCACGACCTGGCCAACTACCGCCTGCTCGACACCACCGCGCTCGCCGGACTGCCCATCGCCACTGCCAGCCGCGAATTCTACATCGCCACGAGCACCCGCGACGCCGCCGTCAAGATACTCAAGGCCAAATTCCCCGGCGGGGTACTGCACCCGCATTATTCGGGCTTCAACCAAATCGAAATTTACTACACCTACGAAACCACCAAATGA